One part of the Clostridium thermosuccinogenes genome encodes these proteins:
- a CDS encoding cell division protein FtsX, translated as MKSFLSNLGYFLKEAGRIVRMNLLSNIFSFLGTGLVMFILGMIISGWWIGSQMIEMLQEEAEISAYFSENSDRDEVQRLVEKIKAIDGVWQVRLVEEEEAYSRMEDVLGEEAHILELFDDNPFEAFIEVRIHLDKMEEILEKVSALDGIEHVRDNKGVLQRLQSITNALKALGLLAIAAVGITTLVIVSHMIRQGIYNNREQISTLKLLGAPGSFIGFPYILVGLMLTLGGGILAVALISFVISRGYDMVSVSLPFIPLPSGKVLVTDLTRLLLAISAFLGIAGSLFGLSSTRDAEGSV; from the coding sequence ATGAAGAGCTTCTTATCTAATTTAGGTTATTTTCTGAAAGAGGCAGGCAGGATAGTCAGAATGAATCTCCTTTCCAACATCTTTTCATTTTTAGGTACAGGCCTTGTTATGTTCATACTGGGCATGATCATATCCGGATGGTGGATCGGGAGCCAGATGATTGAAATGCTGCAGGAGGAGGCCGAAATCAGTGCATATTTCAGTGAAAATTCGGACAGGGATGAGGTTCAAAGGCTGGTGGAGAAGATAAAAGCTATTGACGGTGTATGGCAGGTGCGTCTGGTGGAAGAAGAGGAAGCCTATAGCAGGATGGAGGATGTCCTGGGAGAAGAGGCGCATATTCTGGAACTCTTTGATGATAACCCCTTTGAAGCATTCATAGAGGTGAGGATTCATCTGGACAAGATGGAGGAGATTTTGGAAAAGGTTTCAGCCCTTGATGGGATAGAACATGTGCGGGATAACAAAGGGGTTCTGCAACGATTGCAGAGCATAACAAATGCTTTAAAAGCTTTAGGATTACTGGCTATTGCCGCTGTTGGCATAACCACGCTGGTTATAGTTTCCCACATGATACGGCAGGGAATATACAATAACAGGGAGCAGATAAGCACATTGAAGCTTTTGGGAGCTCCCGGCAGTTTTATTGGCTTTCCCTATATCCTGGTGGGGCTGATGCTGACCCTGGGAGGTGGCATATTGGCAGTTGCCCTTATATCCTTTGTTATAAGCCGTGGGTATGACATGGTAAGCGTTTCTTTACCTTTTATACCCCTTCCTTCCGGAAAGGTGCTGGTAACAGACCTAACCAGGCTCCTGCTGGCAATCAGTGCTTTTCTTGGAATAGCAGGGAGCCTTTTTGGACTTTCCTCTACCAGGGATGCGGAAGGCAGCGTTTGA